The Vicia villosa cultivar HV-30 ecotype Madison, WI linkage group LG1, Vvil1.0, whole genome shotgun sequence genome includes a region encoding these proteins:
- the LOC131610980 gene encoding transcription factor bHLH139-like: MEAAQLISQEWDSLSGQCTAEEADFMTHFLGGNTNYSYFPSSVANANSMCFSQGSSTNTANSADIFSTTTNSGIYFCDKEPKVDSLSMLFCLGEDAKFSPQYFNDSFSHQINYESIDHERLCLEPSSEENRSQNTENPAKRLRTSNASMELNEGTSPILSPKEPEAPNLCRKSRARNGPATDSQSIYARRRRERINERLRVLQTLVPNGTKVDISTMLEEAVQYVKFLQLQIKVLSSEDMWMYAPLAYNGINIGLDLTFS, from the exons atggaagCTGCCCAATTGATTTCTCAAGAGTGGGATTCTCTTAGTGGACAGTGCACGGCTGAAGAAGCTGATTTCATGACTCACTTCCTTGGTGGCAATACCAACTATTCATATTTTCCTTCAAGTGTTGCAAATGCTAATTCTATGTGTTTCTCCCAAGGGAGTAGCACAAACACTGCTAATAGTGCTGATATATTTTCCACCACAACAAATAGTGGCATCTACTTCTGTGATAAGGAACCAAAGGTTGATTCCTTGTCCATGCTTTTTTGCTTGGGAGAAGATGCTAAATTTAGTCCACAATATTTCAATGATAGTTTTAGCCATCAGATAAATTATGAAAGCATTGATCATGAGAGGTTATGTTT GGAACCTTCTTCAGAAGAAAATAGAAGCCAAAACACGGAGAACCCTGCAAAAAGATTGAGGACCTCAAATGCTTCCATGGAGCTAAATGAGGGAACATCTCCAATTCTAAGTCCAAAAGAACCTGAAGCGCCGAATTTATGTAGAAAATCAAGAGCAAGAAATGGTCCTGCCACTGATTCTCAGAGCATTTATGCAAGA aggagaagagaaagaataaaTGAAAGGTTGAGAGTATTGCAAACACTTGTCCCAAATGGAACTAAGGTGGACATTAGCACCATGCTTGAAGAAGCTGTTCAATATGTCAAGTTTTTGCAGCTTCAAATTAAG GTTCTGAGTTCTGAGGATATGTGGATGTATGCTCCATTAGCTTACAATGGAATCAACATTGGATTAGACCTCACTTTTTCATAG
- the LOC131610970 gene encoding transcription factor bHLH139-like, whose protein sequence is MEAAQLISQEWDSLSGQYTAEEADFMTHFLGGNYSCFPSNVANANANFMYFSQGISSKTDYSDDIFPTITASNGPYLCNPATDIDSLSMFFSIDHERLCLEPMFFSPQYLDDNLIKQINYEGIDHERSCLEPASQADRTINMENPAKRFRSSLEVSENTRNGSNNCFSHNSNAFLVLNGGTSPSLNPKESAVTNLGRKSRARNGPATDSPSIYARRRRERINERLRILQTLVPNGTKVDISTMLEEAVQYVKFLQLQIKVLSSEDMWMYAPLAYNGINIGLDLTFSSPTN, encoded by the exons atggaaGCTGCCCAATTGATTTCTCAAGAGTGGGATTCTCTAAGTGGACAGTACACAGCTGAAGAAGCTGATTTCATGACTCACTTCCTTGGTGGTAACTATTCATGTTTTCCTTCTAATGTTGCAAATGCTAATGCTAATTTTATGTATTTCTCTCAAGGGATTAGCTCAAAGACTGATTATAGTGATGACATATTTCCTACCATTACAGCAAGTAATGGACCATACCTATGTAATCCGGCAACAGACATTGATTCACTATCCATGTTTTTTA GCATTGACCATGAAAGGTTATGTTTAGAGCCAATGTTTTTTAGTCCACAATATTtggatgataacttaatcaaacAGATAAACTATGAAGGCATTGATCATGAAAGGTCATGTTTAGAGCCAG CTTCACAAGCGGATCGAACTATAAACATGGAGAACCCTGCTAAAAGATTTAGGAGCTCATTAGAG GTTTCAGAAAACACGAGAAATGGCTCCAACAACTGTTTTTCACATAACTCAAATGCTTTTTTGGTGCTAAATGGAGGAACATCTCCAAGTCTAAACCCAAAAGAAAGCGCAGTGACGAATTTAGGTAGAAAATCAAGAGCAAGAAATGGTCCTGCTACGGATTCTCCGAGCATTTATGCAAGA aggagaagagaaagaataaaTGAAAGGTTGAGAATCTTGCAGACCCTTGTCCCAAATGGAACTAAGGTGGACATTAGTACCATGCTTGAGGAAGCTGTTCAATATGTCAAGTTTTTGCAGCTTCAAATTAAG GTTCTAAGCTCTGAGGATATGTGGATGTATGCTCCATTAGCTTACAATGGAATCAACATTGGATTAGACCTCACCTTTTCTTCtccaacaaattaa